The following DNA comes from Desulfurella sp..
ACGCATGGTGGAAGCACTAAAGCCTGAATATAAAATTGCAGCAATTGATGGCGATTTAGATACACAAAGGGATGCACAACGTATTGCAGCTCTTGGCATAGAAGCTGTTCAAATAAATACATCAGGCACATGCCACCTAGATTCTTCAATGGTTCAAAAAGCACTTAATGATATGTCACTTGATCTAGATCTGTTAATAATTGAAAATGTAGGAAACCTGGTCTGTCCTGCTAGTTTCTACTTAGGTACACACAAAAATGCTGTCTTAATAAGTACACCCGAAGGCGATGACAAGGTAAAAAAATATCCCACAATGTTTAATGTAGCAGATGTTGTTTTGATAAACAAAATGGATATAGCCCAATTTGTAAATTTTGACGTAGAAAAAGTAGAACACGAGATAAAAGAATTAAATCCAAATGCAATAATATTTAAAATAAGCGCATTAAAAAACGATGGCTTAGATGGGTTTTTAAATTGGGTTGAAAAAAATATACAATCAATCAAAAATCAATAAAATATATAATATTTTGATTTTTTTTAAGAATTTGATACAATAATCAATGTTTATATCCTTGCTATCTTGTAAATAAGCAAGATAGCCAAAAGTCCAAAAGGAGGTTTGATGTACTACGATTTTCTCTACATTGTTCAACCAAACGTTACAGATGAAGAATTTGATACTATACTTTCAGATGTAGTATCAAGAATTGAAGGCAGTGGTGGTAAGCTTTTAAAAAGCTCCATCTGGGGTAAAAAACAACTCGCCTACCCTATAAAAAAATATAGGCAAGGTATTTATGTAAATCTTTTTTATGAAGCAAATACAACTGTTCCAAAGCAAATTGAAAGTTTTCTTGCACTAAAAGATGATATTTTAAGACAAATGACTGTAAAAATGCTAAAAAAAGATATAGCACGCTTAACCCAGGGTGAGCAAAAAACATCCACAGCGCAAGAAAATCAAGAGCAAAATGCAAATAATTAGGAGCAAAAGTGTCAAATTTGAATAGAATTTTTCTTATGGGCAACCTCACAAGAGATCCAGAATTGCGTTATACACCGTCAAATATTGGTGTTGTAACATTTGGACTTGCGGTTAACTCCAATATAGGGAAAGACGCTGATGGCAATAGAAAAACTGAAACATTATTTGTAGATATTATTGCTTTTGGCAAACAAGCAGAAACAATAGCCCAATACTGTAAAAAAGGTACGCCATTATTTGTTGAAGGGCGCTTGAGGCTACGCACATGGGAAGATAAAGACGGCAACAAACGCTCAAAACACGAGGTTGTGTTAAATGCTTTCCAGTTTATTGGTGGCGCAAATAATAACGTAAAAGATGATATTAAATTACCCGAAGATGATGAAGATGTACCATTTTAAAATTAAAAAACAAAGGAGCAAAAATGGAAAACAACGATAAAAACAAAAGAAAAAGAGTATTTAAATTTTCAAAGAAAAAGGTTTGCTACTTTTGTATCAATAATATTGATGAAATTGATTATAAAAATACTGATGTATTATCGAGATTTATTACAGAAAGATACAAAATTGTTTCAAGAAAAGCCAGTGGTGTGTGCGCAAAACATCAAAGAAAACTCAGCACTAGCATAAAGCGCGCAAGGATCATGGCATTATTGCCATTTACTATTAATACAAAGCTAAAAAGCTGATTTTAGTTTATTAAAAAGGGGATATGTATATGAGGGTTGTTTTACTTGAAGATATAGAAAATTTAGGTCTGGCAGGTGATGTTTTAGATGTTAAAGATGGTTATGCGCGCAATTTTTTATTACCTAAAAAACTCGCTTTAAAAGCTACAAAAGAAAATGTAAAACTAATAGAAGAAAAAAGAAACAGTATAATAAAAAGGGCACAAAAAAGACTACAATTAGAACAAGCAAAAAAAGAACAGCTTGATGGTTTAACCATTGAGCTAAAAGCAAAGACTGGTGAAGGTGGCAAGCTGTTTGGTTCAATTGGAACAAACGATATCTACACAGCATTAAAAGAAAAACAAATAGAGATTGATAAAAAAAGCATAAGGCTTGAAGATCCGATCAAACAAATAGGAGAATACGAAGTAACAATATCTCTTTATAGAGATATAAAAGCTAAGATAAAAGTTATCGTACGTAGTTTAGATGAAAATTGATACCCCATTAAAACCTGCTAAAGGTTTGACTTTTACTTCAATTGAATTACCAAATGCATATGAGGCAGAAAAAGCTTTGCTTTCTGCCTTATTTTTAGATAACTCTAAAATTGGTCAAGCATTAGAATATATAACTGATAAACATTTTTACGATAAAAGAAACGCGTTAATCTTTCAGACAATGCTCGTCTTGTATTCACAGGGTATAAGTTTTGATCATATAATTGTCGCCAACCATTTAGGCAAACAACTAGATACAATCGGTGGTATGGATTACTTGATTGAAATTACAGACTATCTTCCAAATATTTCCAATATAACACACTATGCAAAAATTATTTACCAAAAAAGTGTTTTAAGGGAATTGATTTTTGCTTCTCAAGAAATTGCTGATGTTGCCTATTCAGATGCATTAGATACAGAAGAAATATTAAATTTTGCAGAAAAAAAGATATTTAATATTTCAACAAAAAAAACAGAAAGCTACAAATCTCTAAATGATATAGGTGATGAAATAAAAGAATTAATACAAAATTTAAAACAAAGAAATACTGAAGTTACTGGCCTACCAACAGGTTTTATTGACATAGATAGAATGCTAAATGGTTTTCAAAGGGGTGACCTAATAATTCTTGCTGCAAGACCAAGTATGGGAAAGACTGCTTTTGCCGTTAATATTGCTATAAATATGGCTCAAAGAACAAACCTATCAATAGGCATCTTCAGTCTTGAAATGACCTACAGGCAAATAGCTTTGCGAATTTTGTCATCAATGAGCAATATAGAATTTTATAAAATAAAATCTGGTAATCTAAGTACAAGCGAATGGAACTTAATAGTAAAAACAATAGACAAAGCGCGCAAGCTTCGTATATATATAGATGATTCTTCACTTATAACAAGCCTTGATATTAGAACAAAAGCTAGAAAACTAAAAATAGAGCGCAATATTGATTTTCTAATTATAGATTACCTTCAGCTTATTGAAGGCCTAAAAAGAGAAAACCGCGTGCAGGAAGTATCAGAAATATCAAGGTCTTTGAAAATATTAGCTAAAGAGCTAAATATTCCTATTCTGGCATTATCCCAACTAAATAGAAGCGTAGAACAAAGGGACAATAAACGTCCAATGATGTCTGATTTGAGAGAATCTGGTTCTATTGAACAGGATGCGGATATTGTTATGTTTATATACAGGGATGATGTGTATAATAAAAAAAACTCTGGCAACGAACAACAAACCTTAGCCGAAATACATATTGCAAAACATAGAAATGGACCAACAGGTACAGTAGAGTTGCTTTTTCACAAAAATACCACTACATTTAAAAATATGAGTGATGAACAATCTGTAGATAAATTTTACAATAATGTAAGCGAGCTTGAAGAATTTTAAATCCGCTACATTCGAAGGATTTCTATGCAAGATTATATATTTATTAAAGGTGCAAGACAACACAATTTAAAAAATATTGATATTAAAATTCCTAAATTTAAAATTGTAAGTTTTGTGGGTCCATCCGGCTCTGGTAAATCAACAATTGTTTTTGATATAGTCTACGCAGAAGGCCAGCGCAGATACATAGAGTCGCTATCCGCTTATACACGTCAATTTTTAGAAAAGCTAGAAAAAAGTGATGTTGACTACATAACTGGCTTATCGCCATCTATTAGCATAGATCAAAAACTTTCATCAAATAGCCGCTCCACTGTTGGTACAACAACAGAAATATACGATTACATGAGGCTTATATGGGCAAATCTTGCTCAGTATTATTGCTATAATTGTGGTCGCAAAATTGAACAGCAAACCCCTCAGGCCATTATCAACAAAATATCCCAATTAAAAGGAAAAAAGATACTTATAATGCGGCCTATAGCTATTAATAAAAAAGGCGAATTTAGTCAAGAATTTAATCTACTTGCAAAACAGGGCTTTGTAAGAATTATTGCTGATGATATTGAATATACGCTTGATGATCCACCAAAGTTAGACAAAAATAAAAAACACACAATCTTTTTGGTTGTGGATAGAATTGTTGTAGATGAAGACTCAAAAGAGCGCATTCAGCAATCTGTAGAACTTGCACTTAAAAATTCTAAAACTGTGTATGTAAAAGATGTGCAAACAAATACAATTGAAGTATTTTCAACCGAGTTTAGCTGTCCTGTTTGCAATATCAATTACTCGCCAAAAAATGCCCAGAGTTTTTCATTTAACTCTCCGCTTGGTGCCTGTCCGGTTTGCCATGGGCTGGGTTTTGTAAATAAACTAAGCATAGATGCTCTGGTAAATGAAAATTTATCCATAAAAGAAGGTGCTATAATTCCATTTTCTAAACCAAGATACGCTAAGACTCAAGAGTATATAATTAAAAAATGCATTGCTTTTGGCATAGATGTTTATATGCCATTTAAAGATTTAACAACTCAACAGAAAGATTTTGTTTATTTTGGCAGTGGTGATTTTGATGGAATAATATCAATGGTAGAGCGTTTTTTTGAATCAGACACAATGTTTGCAATACAAAACGCTTATTTGCATACAAGCGTTGTGTGTGACAATTGCAATGGATTGAGATTAAACAAAGAAAGTTTATCTGCCAAAATAGAAGGTAAAAATATTATAGAAGTTACAAACCTTCGCATTGATGAAACATTGGATTTCTTTAAAAATTTAGAAAAAAAGCTAGATCCAACACAAAAACAAATTGCAAAAAACCCACTTAATGAAATTATAAAAAGATTGCAGTTTCTTGTGGATTTGAATTTAGATTATTTATCGCTTTCAAGAAGCACAGCTACGCTATCTGGTGGAGAAGCTCAAAGGGTCAAACTTGCAACGCAGATAGGTACATCTTTAAGCGGTGTAACTTATTGTCTGGATGAACCATCAATTGGTTTGCACCCTTCAGAAACAGAAAAACTTATAAAAATTTTAAAAGAATTGCGTGATTTAGGAAACACAATTTTAATGGTAGAACACAACGAGTTTTTAATAAAAAATAGTGACTATATTATAGATATTGGACCTAAAAGCGGTAAATATGGTGGAGAAATATGTGCTGAAGGTTCACTAAATCAAATACTAACAAACGAAAATTCTCTCACAGGCAAATATTTATCTGGCAAATTAAAAATTGAAATACCTCCAAAAAGAAATTTTAAAGATTTTCTTAAATTAAAAAATGTTAATGTTCACAATATTAAAAAATTAAACGTTGATATACCACTTGGGTGTTTGGTTGGAATAAGTGGTGTTTCTGGAAGCGGCAAATCAAGTTTAATTGTTGATTTTCTCTATAAAAAATTAAAAGAAAAAATTAATTTTCAACAAACTTTAAATAGAAAAGTCTTTCAAGAAACAGAATTAAATTCAAACGATAATGAATTTTTTGATTCTTCAATTTGCTCTGGAGATGTTGAAAACTTTCAATTAATTGAACGCATCATTGCTATAAATCAATCACCAATAGGCAAAACACCAAGATCAAACCCAGCAACGTACACATCTGTTTTTACAGATATAAGAGAGTTGTTTGCAAACGTTACACAAGCAAAAGTATTGGGATTTAACGCTTCTCGCTTTAGTTTTAATGTTAGTGGAGGTAGATGTGAAAAATGCAAGGGAGAAGGATATATAAAAGTTGAAATGCAATTTTTACCTGATGTTTATGTATTATGTGAGGCTTGTGGTGGAAAAAGATATAACGATGCTACACTATCTATTTACTACAAAGATAAAAATATTGCTGATGTGCTTAATATGAGCATAGATGAAGCTTATGAGTTTTTTGATAACATACCAAAAATTAAAAATAAACTTGGAATTTTAAAAGACATAGGACTTGGTTATATAAAACTTGGCCAAAATGCAACAACACTATCTGGAGGAGAAGCCCAGCGCATAAAATTAGCAAAAGAACTAATAACGCCTCCTAACAAAAAAACTCTATACCTGTTTGATGAGCCCTCTAGAGGTCTTCATCCAGATGATATAAAAAAACTATTGCATGTAATAAATAGGCTTATAGATAGTGGTCACAGTGTAATTATAATAGAACATGATCTAGATATATTAAAATGTGCAGACTATATTATTGATATGGGTATAGGTGGTGGAGATAAAGGCGGACAGGTAGTTGCTAAAGGCACACCTGNNNNNNNNNNCGAAATTGCAAATAACCCAAAATCAATTACAGGTAAGTATTTAAAAGAAAAATTGGAGGAATTAAATGTATCTAATAGGCGTAATAGGCTCTCAAAAAGCTACTGAACAAGCAAAAAATATTGCCTATGAAGTTGGAAAACTCATAGCTTTAAATAATTTTGTGCTGGTTTGCGGCGGTTTAGACGGTGTAATGGAAGCAGCAAGTAAAGGGGCATTTGAACATGGCGGATTAACTGTTGGTATTTTACCTGATAAAGACAAAAAAAACGCAAATCCATATATAAAAATTCCTATTGCATCGGGTATGGGATACGCTAGAAATTTTTGTATAGTACAAAGTGCAGATTGCCTAATTGCTATTGAAGGGAGTTATGGCACATTAAATGAAATCTCTGCTGCACTTAATCTACAAAAAACTGTGATTGGTATTGAATGTTCATGGAATATTGAAGGTATGAAATTTGCAAATAGCCCCCAGGAAGCTATAGAATTAGCTAAAAAATTCATTTTTAGTTAACTTTTAGTTCGTTGACTTT
Coding sequences within:
- the rplI gene encoding 50S ribosomal protein L9; this translates as MRVVLLEDIENLGLAGDVLDVKDGYARNFLLPKKLALKATKENVKLIEEKRNSIIKRAQKRLQLEQAKKEQLDGLTIELKAKTGEGGKLFGSIGTNDIYTALKEKQIEIDKKSIRLEDPIKQIGEYEVTISLYRDIKAKIKVIVRSLDEN
- a CDS encoding single-stranded DNA-binding protein produces the protein MSNLNRIFLMGNLTRDPELRYTPSNIGVVTFGLAVNSNIGKDADGNRKTETLFVDIIAFGKQAETIAQYCKKGTPLFVEGRLRLRTWEDKDGNKRSKHEVVLNAFQFIGGANNNVKDDIKLPEDDEDVPF
- the hypB gene encoding hydrogenase nickel incorporation protein HypB is translated as MKRIVVEKKILEKNDDIANSIRSLLDKNRVFGLNVMSSPGAGKTTLIERMVEALKPEYKIAAIDGDLDTQRDAQRIAALGIEAVQINTSGTCHLDSSMVQKALNDMSLDLDLLIIENVGNLVCPASFYLGTHKNAVLISTPEGDDKVKKYPTMFNVADVVLINKMDIAQFVNFDVEKVEHEIKELNPNAIIFKISALKNDGLDGFLNWVEKNIQSIKNQ
- the rpsR gene encoding 30S ribosomal protein S18: MENNDKNKRKRVFKFSKKKVCYFCINNIDEIDYKNTDVLSRFITERYKIVSRKASGVCAKHQRKLSTSIKRARIMALLPFTINTKLKS
- the dnaB gene encoding replicative DNA helicase: MKIDTPLKPAKGLTFTSIELPNAYEAEKALLSALFLDNSKIGQALEYITDKHFYDKRNALIFQTMLVLYSQGISFDHIIVANHLGKQLDTIGGMDYLIEITDYLPNISNITHYAKIIYQKSVLRELIFASQEIADVAYSDALDTEEILNFAEKKIFNISTKKTESYKSLNDIGDEIKELIQNLKQRNTEVTGLPTGFIDIDRMLNGFQRGDLIILAARPSMGKTAFAVNIAINMAQRTNLSIGIFSLEMTYRQIALRILSSMSNIEFYKIKSGNLSTSEWNLIVKTIDKARKLRIYIDDSSLITSLDIRTKARKLKIERNIDFLIIDYLQLIEGLKRENRVQEVSEISRSLKILAKELNIPILALSQLNRSVEQRDNKRPMMSDLRESGSIEQDADIVMFIYRDDVYNKKNSGNEQQTLAEIHIAKHRNGPTGTVELLFHKNTTTFKNMSDEQSVDKFYNNVSELEEF
- the uvrA gene encoding excinuclease ABC subunit UvrA, whose protein sequence is MQDYIFIKGARQHNLKNIDIKIPKFKIVSFVGPSGSGKSTIVFDIVYAEGQRRYIESLSAYTRQFLEKLEKSDVDYITGLSPSISIDQKLSSNSRSTVGTTTEIYDYMRLIWANLAQYYCYNCGRKIEQQTPQAIINKISQLKGKKILIMRPIAINKKGEFSQEFNLLAKQGFVRIIADDIEYTLDDPPKLDKNKKHTIFLVVDRIVVDEDSKERIQQSVELALKNSKTVYVKDVQTNTIEVFSTEFSCPVCNINYSPKNAQSFSFNSPLGACPVCHGLGFVNKLSIDALVNENLSIKEGAIIPFSKPRYAKTQEYIIKKCIAFGIDVYMPFKDLTTQQKDFVYFGSGDFDGIISMVERFFESDTMFAIQNAYLHTSVVCDNCNGLRLNKESLSAKIEGKNIIEVTNLRIDETLDFFKNLEKKLDPTQKQIAKNPLNEIIKRLQFLVDLNLDYLSLSRSTATLSGGEAQRVKLATQIGTSLSGVTYCLDEPSIGLHPSETEKLIKILKELRDLGNTILMVEHNEFLIKNSDYIIDIGPKSGKYGGEICAEGSLNQILTNENSLTGKYLSGKLKIEIPPKRNFKDFLKLKNVNVHNIKKLNVDIPLGCLVGISGVSGSGKSSLIVDFLYKKLKEKINFQQTLNRKVFQETELNSNDNEFFDSSICSGDVENFQLIERIIAINQSPIGKTPRSNPATYTSVFTDIRELFANVTQAKVLGFNASRFSFNVSGGRCEKCKGEGYIKVEMQFLPDVYVLCEACGGKRYNDATLSIYYKDKNIADVLNMSIDEAYEFFDNIPKIKNKLGILKDIGLGYIKLGQNATTLSGGEAQRIKLAKELITPPNKKTLYLFDEPSRGLHPDDIKKLLHVINRLIDSGHSVIIIEHDLDILKCADYIIDMGIGGGDKGGQVVAKGTP
- a CDS encoding TIGR00725 family protein, with the protein product MYLIGVIGSQKATEQAKNIAYEVGKLIALNNFVLVCGGLDGVMEAASKGAFEHGGLTVGILPDKDKKNANPYIKIPIASGMGYARNFCIVQSADCLIAIEGSYGTLNEISAALNLQKTVIGIECSWNIEGMKFANSPQEAIELAKKFIFS
- the rpsF gene encoding 30S ribosomal protein S6, which encodes MYYDFLYIVQPNVTDEEFDTILSDVVSRIEGSGGKLLKSSIWGKKQLAYPIKKYRQGIYVNLFYEANTTVPKQIESFLALKDDILRQMTVKMLKKDIARLTQGEQKTSTAQENQEQNANN